Proteins encoded by one window of Cyclobacteriaceae bacterium:
- a CDS encoding amidohydrolase: MKKLIITLLFAAAINLLYAQVERGNVLIKGGTVLTVTKGTLENTDVLVKDGKISQIAKGIAAPAGYKVIDATGMFVMPGIIDAHSHAGIDAINEATSPVTAEVFTGDAVNPFQIGLYRALAGGVTSIHAMHGSANAIGGECETLKLRYGVKDPELLKMEGAPRTIKFALGENPTRVHGSGNAIVPRTRMGVEFVIREAFSEGKAYMEKWDAYNKAKTQKGFRGAPPAYNKRLETMADILRGNIIIHCHSYRADEIYMLLNVCRDFGIKRLVFQHVNEGFKVAPELAEYGAMASVFSDWWAYKFEVYYSTAYNAAILAKNGVTTSINSDDGELMRHLYHEAAKTQKYGQLSDDEALAMITINPAKQLGVDNRIGSIEVGKEADIAIFKNHPLSIYTVPMVTLVDGVVRFDREKDADDQRIYVDPKQTIDVTLHTSSGHDHETCMQGAEYTFVRLFGLNQQEK, encoded by the coding sequence ATGAAGAAATTAATAATAACCTTATTGTTTGCTGCTGCGATAAACCTTCTTTACGCGCAGGTTGAACGTGGCAACGTGTTGATTAAAGGTGGTACGGTGTTAACCGTCACCAAGGGCACGCTTGAAAATACCGATGTGTTGGTGAAAGATGGTAAGATATCACAGATTGCCAAAGGCATTGCTGCTCCTGCCGGTTATAAAGTAATTGATGCAACCGGCATGTTTGTTATGCCGGGCATTATTGATGCGCACTCACACGCAGGTATTGATGCCATCAATGAAGCTACCAGTCCGGTAACTGCAGAAGTGTTTACCGGTGATGCAGTAAATCCTTTTCAGATTGGATTGTACCGGGCATTAGCTGGTGGCGTTACATCCATACATGCCATGCATGGCTCAGCCAACGCCATTGGTGGAGAGTGTGAAACGTTGAAACTTCGCTATGGCGTGAAAGATCCTGAGTTATTGAAGATGGAAGGCGCACCGCGCACCATCAAGTTTGCGTTGGGTGAAAACCCTACACGTGTGCACGGCAGTGGTAACGCCATTGTTCCCCGTACCCGTATGGGGGTTGAGTTTGTAATCCGCGAAGCTTTTTCGGAAGGAAAGGCTTACATGGAAAAGTGGGATGCCTACAACAAGGCTAAAACACAAAAAGGATTCCGTGGAGCACCACCTGCTTACAATAAGCGCTTGGAAACCATGGCCGATATTCTCCGTGGCAACATCATCATTCACTGCCATTCATATCGGGCTGATGAAATTTACATGTTGCTGAACGTCTGCCGCGATTTCGGAATCAAGCGCCTGGTGTTTCAGCACGTGAATGAAGGTTTCAAGGTTGCCCCTGAATTGGCTGAGTACGGTGCCATGGCTTCTGTATTCTCCGACTGGTGGGCCTATAAATTTGAAGTGTATTACTCAACTGCCTACAATGCAGCTATTCTCGCCAAGAATGGTGTAACCACTTCTATCAATTCAGATGATGGCGAATTGATGCGCCACCTGTATCACGAAGCAGCCAAAACGCAAAAGTATGGCCAGCTTTCGGATGACGAGGCGTTGGCTATGATTACCATCAACCCGGCCAAGCAACTTGGTGTAGATAACCGCATTGGTTCAATTGAAGTTGGAAAAGAAGCGGACATCGCCATCTTCAAAAATCACCCGCTATCTATTTATACTGTACCCATGGTAACCCTGGTAGATGGTGTGGTTCGATTTGATCGTGAGAAGGATGCCGATGATCAACGTATTTATGTTGATCCGAAGCAAACGATTGATGTTACACTGCACACCAGCTCAGGTCATGATCATGAAACCTGCATGCAAGGTGCGGAATACACCTTTGTAAGATTGTTTGGCCTTAACCAACAAGAAAAATGA
- a CDS encoding TonB-dependent receptor, with product MHYRYLFTLLMFACISGVAYAQTGTIRGTVTTADGQPAEFVHVALKGTTKGSSTDKAGKFEIRNIQPGTYTLYASLVGANAQEQSVSVTSNAVTEVSFSLNESFQELSEVTVYDSRINRFYNDSSFAVAKLPLNDLENPQVYNSISRKVMMEQVVTNLNDALKNATGITRLWESTGRGGDGAEYYAMRGFALQPNLVNGMPAISNGGLDPVNVESIEVIKGPSGTLYGSPLISYGGLINITTKRPFETFAGDVGLITGSNGLTRLTADVNIPLNEKTFARINTAFHTENSFQDAGFTKSFFIAPSFLIKSSERLTFHINTEFLSKESANAPMVFLNRSNPLSFSEISTFQNHYQTSFTSNDLSIRNPSFGLQAQAMYKISDNWTSQTILSKSNTKTDGYYHYLWDFSDGDTFGRYISRRNGETITTDFQQNFIGDFNLGNLRNRMIIGFDFFRSNILNGSTGWRLNGQVTLSDGEDTGILTRAGVDNILADSFEGNSEAESKVISAYISDVINITPALSVMASVRLDQFSGSTAYWSTDEVKSQTTVSPKFGVVYQPIKDQVSIFANYMNGFINVAPQAVFDGGGNQQGMRTFDPERANQMEVGVKANTLNKKLTFSASYYNIQVGNRVMTDPENLNNFIQGGEVESKGFEISTIANPVKGWNIIAGYSKNESEVTVDYPAAGYLGMRPEEAGPEQLINYWTSYTLQHGILKGFGIGFGGISASEHKTLNRDNIGTFTLPAYHVMNASLSYMSRNYAVILKVNNLTDKQYFSGWSTVTPQNLRNISVSLNYRF from the coding sequence ATGCACTATAGATATCTGTTTACCTTACTCATGTTTGCCTGCATTTCAGGCGTTGCGTACGCGCAAACCGGTACCATTCGGGGTACGGTTACAACGGCTGATGGGCAGCCAGCAGAATTTGTTCATGTGGCCTTAAAAGGAACTACGAAGGGTTCCTCAACCGATAAAGCCGGTAAGTTTGAAATCCGAAATATTCAACCGGGTACCTATACCCTATACGCCTCGCTGGTAGGAGCAAACGCACAGGAGCAAAGCGTTTCAGTAACCAGTAATGCCGTTACTGAAGTTTCATTTAGCCTGAACGAAAGCTTTCAGGAGCTTTCTGAAGTTACCGTATACGACAGCCGCATTAATCGCTTTTACAACGACAGTTCATTTGCTGTAGCAAAGCTTCCGCTGAATGATCTGGAAAATCCCCAGGTGTATAATTCCATTTCCCGTAAGGTGATGATGGAGCAGGTGGTAACCAACCTGAACGATGCATTAAAAAACGCAACCGGCATTACCCGGTTATGGGAATCAACTGGTCGTGGGGGAGATGGAGCCGAGTATTATGCTATGCGCGGCTTTGCACTTCAGCCGAATTTGGTTAATGGCATGCCGGCCATCAGCAACGGTGGTTTGGATCCGGTAAATGTTGAGTCGATTGAAGTAATCAAAGGTCCTTCAGGAACCTTGTACGGCAGTCCACTTATTTCGTATGGTGGCCTCATCAACATCACCACCAAACGTCCGTTTGAAACCTTTGCAGGCGATGTTGGCTTGATTACCGGCAGCAACGGGCTCACACGCCTTACGGCAGATGTAAATATTCCGTTAAATGAAAAAACTTTTGCCCGCATCAACACGGCTTTCCACACGGAGAATTCATTTCAGGATGCTGGGTTTACAAAATCATTTTTTATTGCGCCATCTTTTTTAATCAAGTCAAGCGAACGACTGACATTCCACATCAACACGGAATTTCTTTCCAAAGAATCAGCCAACGCTCCGATGGTTTTTTTGAATCGTTCCAATCCACTTTCATTTAGTGAGATCAGTACATTCCAGAATCACTACCAGACTTCGTTTACCAGTAATGACCTGTCCATTCGTAACCCTTCCTTCGGTTTGCAAGCACAGGCTATGTACAAAATTTCTGATAACTGGACATCCCAAACGATCTTATCAAAGAGTAATACGAAAACAGATGGGTACTATCACTACCTCTGGGATTTTTCTGATGGCGATACCTTTGGTCGTTACATCTCCCGCAGAAATGGAGAAACCATCACCACGGATTTTCAACAGAACTTCATCGGAGATTTTAACTTGGGGAATCTGCGTAACCGCATGATCATCGGGTTTGATTTCTTCCGCTCAAATATTCTCAATGGAAGCACCGGATGGAGGCTGAACGGACAAGTGACTTTATCGGATGGCGAAGATACCGGAATATTAACACGTGCAGGTGTTGATAATATTCTGGCTGATTCTTTTGAAGGTAACTCCGAAGCCGAAAGCAAAGTGATCAGTGCGTACATTTCAGATGTTATCAACATTACCCCGGCATTATCCGTTATGGCAAGCGTGCGCCTCGACCAGTTCAGTGGAAGTACAGCTTATTGGTCTACTGATGAGGTGAAATCGCAAACTACGGTATCACCAAAGTTTGGTGTGGTGTATCAGCCGATCAAAGACCAGGTATCCATCTTTGCCAACTACATGAATGGATTTATCAATGTGGCCCCTCAGGCTGTGTTTGATGGAGGAGGTAATCAACAAGGTATGCGAACATTTGATCCTGAACGTGCCAACCAGATGGAAGTAGGAGTGAAGGCCAATACATTAAACAAGAAGCTTACTTTTTCGGCCAGCTACTACAACATTCAGGTCGGTAACCGGGTGATGACCGACCCTGAAAACCTGAACAATTTTATTCAAGGTGGCGAAGTGGAAAGCAAAGGCTTTGAAATCAGCACCATCGCCAACCCGGTAAAAGGATGGAACATCATTGCGGGCTATAGCAAGAATGAGAGTGAAGTTACGGTTGACTATCCTGCAGCAGGCTACCTGGGCATGCGTCCTGAAGAAGCAGGTCCGGAACAACTCATTAACTATTGGACAAGCTATACGCTTCAGCATGGCATATTGAAAGGGTTTGGTATTGGCTTCGGGGGCATCAGCGCAAGTGAACACAAAACGCTTAACCGCGACAACATCGGAACGTTTACGTTGCCCGCTTACCACGTTATGAATGCTTCGCTTTCTTATATGTCGCGTAACTATGCGGTAATTCTGAAAGTGAATAATCTTACCGACAAACAATACTTCTCAGGTTGGTCGACCGTAACACCACAAAACCTGAGAAACATTTCAGTAAGCCTGAACTATCGATTTTAG
- a CDS encoding LytTR family DNA-binding domain-containing protein produces MRILIIEDEKLAREKLEEMIGRLVPDAEIIGRLESVKGSIHWLTTNPHPDLAFVDIQLSDDHSFEIFKTCVVEFPVIFTTAYDKYLLDSFEYNSIDYLLKPITDSKLKRAIEKVKRFEHHFAGQALKLATFTPTSATIQRLVVKKGTEFITLEIPDIAYFYTEHKVAFARDKEGRRFIVDMTLSELESKLDRQVFFRINRKYISSREAIERFKPESGKIKIFLQPAMNEDIFVSKETAPEFRKWIGKV; encoded by the coding sequence ATGCGCATATTGATTATTGAAGACGAAAAACTGGCTCGCGAAAAACTGGAAGAAATGATCGGTCGGTTGGTTCCGGATGCTGAGATCATTGGTCGGCTTGAAAGCGTAAAAGGTTCCATACATTGGTTAACCACAAACCCACATCCAGATTTAGCTTTTGTCGACATTCAGCTTTCGGATGATCACTCATTTGAGATTTTCAAAACATGCGTTGTTGAATTTCCGGTAATCTTCACCACCGCGTACGACAAATACCTGTTGGATTCATTTGAGTATAACTCCATTGATTACCTGCTCAAGCCCATTACCGATAGCAAACTGAAACGAGCCATCGAAAAAGTAAAGCGGTTTGAGCATCATTTTGCAGGTCAAGCATTGAAACTAGCCACCTTTACCCCTACTTCCGCCACCATTCAACGTCTGGTGGTAAAGAAAGGGACCGAATTCATTACACTCGAAATACCTGATATCGCCTACTTTTATACAGAACATAAAGTAGCCTTTGCCCGCGATAAGGAAGGCAGGCGTTTTATTGTTGACATGACCTTAAGCGAACTTGAATCGAAACTGGATAGGCAGGTATTCTTTCGCATTAACCGAAAGTACATCAGCAGCCGGGAAGCCATAGAACGGTTTAAACCCGAAAGTGGTAAGATTAAGATATTTCTTCAGCCTGCCATGAATGAAGACATCTTCGTGAGTAAGGAGACCGCTCCGGAGTTTAGAAAGTGGATTGGTAAAGTGTGA
- a CDS encoding histidine kinase, with translation MKPDTLTEPEKIAPEPEKPEEVQLNDTTIRLVGIPFFGIVIPNITGVFGHLTLHDVAYWLGYPYFILLAGLVWQGNRYLMFRTRQRFTWFDKPIEKLILLFVNNIFYTTPLTIAWLCLWYRWAGFDAINWNTILIVALLIVITVLFITHVYETVFMVKEQQHEQTKNALLKQAKAEAELQALKNQIDPHFMFNALNSLSHLITTDSQKALQFTENLADIYRYILSQKDQSLVLLEDELTFVEKYTELLTLRFGHALNIQKQFNGSTEKEFLIPPISAFIAMENIVKHNEISEQEPLEVSLKLEGTKMVVQNALREKKSIRHSSKIGLQNLDERFKILTGKTITVSKTEKFFSISLPLVKLT, from the coding sequence GTGAAACCTGATACACTTACCGAACCGGAAAAAATTGCGCCTGAACCGGAAAAACCTGAAGAAGTTCAGCTCAATGACACCACCATTCGTTTGGTAGGCATACCTTTTTTTGGAATTGTAATCCCCAACATTACCGGAGTGTTTGGCCACTTAACCCTTCACGATGTTGCCTATTGGCTGGGCTACCCTTACTTCATTCTGCTAGCCGGGTTAGTATGGCAAGGCAACCGTTACCTGATGTTTCGTACGCGACAACGGTTTACGTGGTTTGATAAACCCATCGAAAAACTGATTCTGTTATTTGTCAACAACATCTTCTATACCACTCCGCTCACCATCGCCTGGTTGTGTTTGTGGTACCGATGGGCAGGTTTCGATGCGATAAACTGGAATACAATTTTAATTGTAGCCTTGCTCATAGTGATTACCGTGTTGTTTATCACCCACGTGTATGAAACCGTATTTATGGTAAAAGAACAGCAACACGAGCAAACGAAAAATGCACTGTTAAAACAAGCCAAGGCTGAGGCGGAGTTACAGGCTTTAAAAAATCAAATCGATCCGCACTTCATGTTCAATGCCTTGAACAGTCTTTCGCACCTGATCACTACCGATTCGCAAAAGGCTCTTCAATTCACGGAGAACCTGGCCGATATTTACCGGTATATCCTCAGCCAGAAAGATCAGAGCCTTGTATTGCTGGAAGATGAACTCACTTTCGTGGAAAAATATACCGAATTGCTAACGCTTCGCTTCGGCCATGCGTTAAATATTCAAAAGCAATTTAATGGTTCAACGGAAAAAGAATTTCTCATTCCGCCCATTTCCGCTTTTATCGCAATGGAGAATATTGTGAAGCACAACGAAATTTCGGAACAAGAGCCCCTGGAGGTGAGCTTGAAACTAGAGGGCACAAAAATGGTAGTTCAAAATGCCTTGCGGGAGAAAAAAAGTATCCGTCACTCATCCAAAATCGGGTTGCAAAACCTGGATGAACGCTTTAAAATTCTTACCGGAAAAACGATAACCGTAAGCAAAACAGAAAAATTCTTTTCCATTTCCCTGCCCCTGGTTAAGCTAACCTGA
- a CDS encoding PepSY-associated TM helix domain-containing protein gives MKSKVKKFVRFMHLWLGLISGLLVFIIAITGCIYAFQEEIQDITQPYRYVEKQDAAFLPPSAIQKISDAALPGKHIHGILYYRDGRAAKSIYYSFEEHYYYFVYVNPYTGEVLKVKNEFADFFRIVLDGHFYLWLPPEIGQPLVASSSLVFLVMLITGIVLWWPKNKKSAKKKFTIKWDGKWRRKNYDLHSVLGFYASWLGLILVLTGLTWGFIWFRDGLFAVASGGKKFIEYYNPVSTPTGETSTVPAVDRVWEIMLKEYPDAGWIEVHPPEEEHAAIAANANPDISTYWKIDYRYFDQYSLQELPVDHVWNRFEASTGAELLMRMNYDIHVGAILGLPGKVLVFLVSLTIASLPVTGVILWLGRRKKDKARQFDVQESRSSQIPVSMS, from the coding sequence GTGAAATCAAAGGTTAAAAAGTTTGTACGCTTCATGCACCTGTGGCTCGGATTGATTTCCGGGCTACTGGTTTTTATTATCGCCATCACCGGATGTATCTACGCGTTTCAGGAAGAGATTCAGGATATAACGCAGCCGTATCGCTATGTTGAAAAGCAGGATGCTGCTTTTCTTCCGCCTTCGGCCATTCAAAAAATTTCGGATGCTGCCCTTCCGGGAAAACACATTCACGGAATTTTATACTATCGCGATGGGCGCGCGGCCAAATCGATTTACTACAGCTTTGAAGAACATTATTATTATTTCGTTTATGTAAATCCGTACACGGGCGAAGTACTCAAGGTTAAAAATGAGTTTGCTGATTTCTTCCGCATTGTACTGGATGGGCATTTTTATTTGTGGCTTCCGCCCGAAATCGGTCAGCCGTTAGTGGCCTCTTCTTCACTGGTTTTTTTGGTTATGTTAATTACCGGCATTGTATTGTGGTGGCCCAAGAACAAAAAATCGGCTAAGAAAAAATTCACCATTAAGTGGGATGGTAAATGGAGACGAAAGAATTACGACTTGCACAGCGTGTTGGGTTTCTATGCCTCGTGGCTAGGATTAATTTTAGTGTTAACCGGATTAACCTGGGGATTTATTTGGTTTCGCGATGGGCTATTTGCCGTAGCTTCCGGTGGAAAGAAATTTATTGAGTATTATAATCCTGTCTCCACACCAACCGGTGAAACATCTACGGTTCCGGCCGTAGACCGAGTGTGGGAAATCATGCTGAAGGAATATCCGGATGCCGGATGGATTGAAGTGCACCCACCCGAAGAAGAGCATGCGGCCATTGCCGCCAATGCGAATCCGGATATTTCAACGTATTGGAAAATCGACTACCGGTATTTTGATCAATACTCGTTGCAGGAACTTCCGGTTGACCATGTGTGGAATAGGTTTGAAGCATCCACCGGTGCGGAGTTGTTGATGCGCATGAACTACGACATACACGTGGGCGCCATTCTGGGTTTACCCGGTAAGGTGTTGGTCTTCCTGGTTAGTTTAACCATTGCTTCACTTCCGGTAACAGGTGTGATTTTGTGGTTGGGCAGAAGGAAAAAGGACAAGGCCAGGCAGTTTGATGTTCAGGAGAGTCGTTCATCGCAAATTCCTGTCAGTATGAGTTAA
- a CDS encoding amidohydrolase family protein, translated as MRKKLTILSALVFTLLTFTYAQSPKGTKGTFALTGATIETVTRGTIQNGTVIISDGKITAVGGNVAVPQGATVIDCKGKFIYPGMIDGGSILGLSEVGSDPRTQDYNEVGDVVPQMKALTAVNPNAVAIPVTRISGVTTTLVVPQGGLFPGTASLINLHGYTPDQMYAGFDAVVMNFPTTGRRGFWDRRSDDDIKKAVEKSLGKINEVWEKTIQYHKLDSANKGKVTYYPELEAMLPVVRGERTLIIEVNASKDIQAAIKWVQEKKIKKVILSGVAEGWRVADEIAKSKIPVITGPVMNLPTREYDRYDRPYANAGLMKKAGVTVALQAGDRNMNYRNLPYHAGFAAAYGLGREEALKSVTIVPAQIFGVADKLGSIEVGKSATLFVCDGDPFETKTQVQHVFIEGWQMPMVSRQTELYDEFLNRSPGVKK; from the coding sequence ATGAGAAAGAAATTAACCATACTGTCGGCATTGGTATTTACGTTGCTGACTTTCACATACGCGCAAAGCCCGAAAGGAACAAAGGGAACTTTTGCGTTAACCGGAGCTACCATTGAGACGGTTACACGCGGAACGATTCAAAACGGAACCGTGATTATCAGCGATGGCAAGATCACGGCCGTGGGCGGAAATGTTGCTGTGCCGCAAGGTGCAACCGTAATCGACTGCAAAGGAAAATTTATTTATCCGGGCATGATCGATGGTGGTTCAATACTGGGTCTATCGGAAGTAGGTTCTGATCCGCGTACGCAAGATTACAATGAAGTAGGCGATGTGGTGCCGCAAATGAAGGCACTTACCGCGGTTAACCCGAATGCAGTAGCTATTCCGGTAACGCGCATCAGTGGTGTAACCACTACACTGGTGGTACCGCAAGGCGGGTTGTTTCCAGGTACCGCTTCATTGATTAACCTGCATGGTTATACACCTGATCAGATGTACGCAGGCTTTGATGCGGTGGTGATGAATTTTCCAACAACCGGTCGCAGAGGATTTTGGGATCGCAGATCAGATGATGACATCAAGAAAGCTGTTGAAAAAAGTCTTGGTAAGATTAACGAGGTGTGGGAGAAGACTATTCAGTATCACAAACTGGATTCTGCCAACAAGGGTAAGGTAACGTATTATCCTGAGTTGGAGGCCATGCTACCTGTAGTTCGTGGTGAACGTACACTGATCATTGAAGTAAATGCATCGAAGGATATTCAAGCCGCTATAAAATGGGTGCAGGAGAAAAAGATTAAGAAAGTAATCTTATCAGGTGTGGCTGAAGGCTGGCGCGTGGCAGATGAAATCGCCAAATCAAAAATTCCGGTAATAACCGGGCCGGTAATGAATTTGCCCACACGTGAGTACGATCGTTATGACAGGCCTTATGCCAATGCAGGTTTGATGAAGAAGGCTGGCGTAACCGTAGCCCTTCAGGCAGGCGACAGAAACATGAACTACCGAAACTTGCCATACCATGCCGGTTTTGCGGCAGCATATGGCTTAGGTAGGGAAGAAGCACTTAAGTCGGTTACGATCGTACCGGCACAGATTTTTGGTGTAGCCGATAAATTGGGTTCTATCGAGGTCGGAAAAAGTGCAACCTTGTTTGTTTGTGATGGCGATCCCTTCGAAACCAAAACGCAGGTACAGCATGTGTTTATTGAGGGCTGGCAAATGCCGATGGTAAGCCGTCAAACGGAACTATACGATGAGTTTTTAAATCGTTCTCCTGGTGTAAAGAAATAA
- a CDS encoding DUF1761 domain-containing protein gives MENMDLNYWAILVAALSTFLIGGLWYSPAVFGKAWMKENGFTEDDLKKGNMAKIFGLAFFLGLIAAINLAMFMGPESDPTMGALWGFLAGFGWVATFVGTHYLFERKSFKLFLINAGYSVVALTVMGVIIAAWK, from the coding sequence ATGGAAAATATGGATTTGAATTACTGGGCTATTCTGGTGGCCGCTTTATCAACGTTCTTAATCGGAGGATTGTGGTATTCGCCCGCTGTTTTTGGTAAAGCCTGGATGAAGGAAAACGGATTTACTGAAGATGATCTAAAGAAAGGGAACATGGCAAAAATTTTTGGCCTCGCCTTTTTTCTGGGATTAATAGCAGCCATTAATCTGGCCATGTTTATGGGACCCGAAAGCGACCCAACCATGGGTGCGTTGTGGGGTTTTTTGGCCGGCTTTGGCTGGGTGGCCACTTTTGTAGGAACACATTATTTGTTTGAACGTAAATCATTCAAACTATTTTTGATCAATGCCGGGTACAGCGTAGTGGCGCTTACCGTAATGGGCGTAATCATTGCGGCCTGGAAGTAA
- a CDS encoding VOC family protein, giving the protein MKKLNNAVSWFEIPATDLNRARKFHETIFGIELTEITMAGDLKMAMFPTEDGTIGGALCMHKDFYHPSQQGTTVYLNASPDLQEVLSKVEGAGGKIFMPKTQITPEYGYMGVFIDSEGNRVALHSMG; this is encoded by the coding sequence ATGAAAAAACTTAACAACGCGGTAAGCTGGTTTGAAATACCGGCAACTGATCTTAATCGTGCCAGGAAATTTCACGAAACCATTTTTGGTATCGAGCTGACAGAGATCACCATGGCAGGTGATTTGAAAATGGCCATGTTTCCTACCGAAGACGGAACGATAGGCGGAGCCCTGTGTATGCATAAAGATTTTTATCATCCATCACAACAAGGTACAACGGTGTACCTCAATGCAAGCCCTGATTTGCAGGAGGTACTTTCAAAAGTGGAAGGTGCCGGAGGCAAAATCTTCATGCCGAAAACCCAGATCACACCTGAGTATGGATACATGGGCGTATTCATCGACAGTGAAGGAAACAGGGTAGCCCTACATTCAATGGGGTAG
- a CDS encoding amidohydrolase family protein → MNRLYRIPRQWLAFLLCWTTLGVFAQEEVKLAPVTRTYAITNVNIIQGPGRKVDMGTVIIRNGIIQNVGKNLSIPADAIVIKADSMYVYAGFIDGYSRAGVTKPKQETNRERPKDPGNPDPEQAGITPQNDVRTSLNPTDKSVEELRALGFTTAQVVPYGGMLPGTGSIIQLGGETANEMVLLANSAFYSELTGAQRMYPNTVIGVMSKYRELYRQAAQAKAYESMYASNRAGLERPTNDKILEAFYPVIDKRVPVLFKADRYLDANRVLLLQKDLGFNVVLGDVKDCWDMINKIKSANAKVFLSLDLPDAVKEEKKDEKKEEAKDQSNAEKEALEKRKAESIAQYVAQASAFQKAGVSFGFSTASAKTKDIPANLRRIIAAGLTEDQALAALTTAPAQLLGIADRVGTVDNGKIANLVISDKPYFNEKAKVRYVFVDGVLYKYEVKEEKKADAKNGNGKKADPNGKWSYTTETPQGNSTGVINIKNEAGTYSGTITNSMSDRETELKSIMVDGNVLSFSFGFDAGGGSMTIDVNLTIDGTDFEGTMSVGQYGSFPMKGSKDPNR, encoded by the coding sequence ATGAATCGATTGTACCGAATACCCCGGCAGTGGCTCGCGTTTTTGCTCTGCTGGACAACCCTGGGAGTTTTTGCCCAGGAAGAGGTTAAGTTGGCTCCCGTTACCCGAACGTATGCCATCACCAATGTAAACATTATTCAAGGCCCCGGCCGAAAGGTCGACATGGGTACCGTGATCATCCGCAACGGCATCATTCAAAATGTTGGAAAGAACCTTTCCATCCCTGCGGATGCCATTGTGATCAAAGCCGACAGCATGTATGTGTATGCCGGTTTTATTGATGGTTACTCTCGCGCAGGCGTTACAAAACCCAAGCAGGAGACAAACCGCGAACGACCAAAAGATCCCGGAAACCCGGACCCCGAGCAAGCGGGTATTACACCACAAAATGATGTACGCACGTCATTAAATCCTACCGATAAATCCGTTGAAGAATTACGCGCCTTAGGATTTACAACGGCCCAGGTTGTTCCCTATGGAGGTATGCTACCGGGTACAGGTTCCATCATTCAGTTGGGCGGTGAAACGGCCAACGAGATGGTGTTATTGGCGAATTCAGCTTTCTATTCAGAGTTAACCGGTGCGCAGCGTATGTATCCGAACACGGTAATCGGGGTTATGTCGAAATACCGTGAGTTGTACCGTCAGGCTGCACAGGCTAAAGCGTATGAAAGTATGTACGCTTCAAACCGTGCCGGACTTGAGCGCCCAACCAACGATAAAATTCTGGAAGCGTTCTACCCGGTAATTGATAAGCGCGTGCCGGTGTTGTTCAAGGCCGATCGCTACCTTGATGCAAACCGTGTACTTCTGTTACAAAAAGATCTCGGCTTCAATGTGGTGCTGGGTGATGTGAAAGATTGCTGGGATATGATCAACAAGATTAAATCGGCAAACGCAAAGGTGTTCTTGAGTCTTGACTTACCGGATGCAGTAAAAGAAGAAAAGAAAGACGAGAAGAAAGAAGAAGCTAAAGATCAGTCTAACGCTGAAAAAGAAGCATTGGAAAAGCGCAAGGCTGAATCAATAGCTCAATATGTAGCACAGGCTTCTGCTTTTCAAAAAGCAGGTGTGTCCTTTGGTTTTTCAACAGCATCCGCTAAAACAAAAGATATTCCGGCAAACCTGCGCAGAATAATTGCTGCAGGATTAACGGAAGATCAGGCACTGGCCGCGCTCACCACTGCACCGGCACAGTTGTTGGGTATTGCTGATCGTGTTGGAACGGTTGACAACGGAAAGATAGCCAACCTGGTAATTTCTGATAAACCATATTTTAATGAGAAAGCAAAAGTGCGTTATGTATTTGTGGATGGTGTGCTGTACAAGTACGAAGTGAAAGAAGAGAAAAAGGCGGATGCCAAAAACGGCAACGGAAAGAAAGCCGATCCGAACGGGAAGTGGTCTTACACTACTGAAACGCCTCAAGGAAATTCAACTGGTGTAATCAATATCAAAAACGAAGCCGGTACATATTCCGGTACCATCACCAACAGCATGAGCGATCGTGAAACAGAGTTGAAGTCCATCATGGTCGATGGTAATGTGTTGTCCTTTTCTTTTGGCTTTGATGCCGGTGGAGGCTCCATGACCATTGATGTGAACTTGACTATTGATGGAACTGACTTTGAAGGAACCATGTCGGTTGGACAGTACGGAAGTTTTCCGATGAAAGGTTCAAAAGATCCCAACCGTTAA